A genomic stretch from Anas platyrhynchos isolate ZD024472 breed Pekin duck chromosome 39, IASCAAS_PekinDuck_T2T, whole genome shotgun sequence includes:
- the LOC140001237 gene encoding ranBP2-like and GRIP domain-containing protein 4: MQKDLVLKIAELLCNNAVTDERAKYWVEKSAKLFPGSPAVYKLKEQLLDCKAPSLAELHKYDVDNTLPSHLGKSQSNSELQVARQNLQVGTVMASDIL; the protein is encoded by the exons ATGCAGAAAGATCTAGTACTGAAGATAGCGGAGTTACTGTGCAATAATGCCGTCActgatgaaagagcaaaatactgGGTTGAAAAATCCGCTAAGTTGTTTCCTGGAAGCCCTGCTGTTTACAAGTTGAAG GAGCAGTTGCTGGATTGTAAAGCACCATCGCTAGcggaacttcataaatatgatgtTG ataaCACCTTACCATCCCATTTGGGTAAAAGTCAGAGTAATAGCGAACTGCAAGTCGCCCGTCAGAATCTCCAGGTAGGAACTGTAATGGCCTCAGACATTTTGTAA